One part of the Sphingobium yanoikuyae genome encodes these proteins:
- a CDS encoding porin, which yields MTLRLRLAAGTALATLMISTPAQAQDNAALQRQIDELKAQVQALTAALAANKGTQPVAAAPAPAVDAAAAPVAPVTLAAAPPAPAAVPVSATPSKSKAWYEKLSLRGYTQMRYNAFLSGDDTAPAGESRLRSPHDSSISDRGGFSLRRARLVLQGDVSDRVSLYLQSDFASAVNNQAGSERREGFVQLRDAYADVFLDKDKNWRVRFGQSKVPFGWENMQSSSNRLTLDRSDAINSAVPSERDLGIVGYYTPTSVQQIWDRLGHDGQKLFGNYGAFGLGVFNGQGTNRTEQNRGLMKVAFATWPFELDGLGGAFEGQVLEIGGSAMMNDVQPELRSGGVSTIAYDDDRVGLHAILYPQPFGIQAEWNWGKGPEYDVASQSIETKNLSGGYVQMMYRLPTETIGALMPYARWQHYRGGWKAGTNAPRLETDEFELGVEWQPWKALEFTFAYARMKRAEADERRTGRAEGNLIRTQVQWNY from the coding sequence ATGACGCTCCGATTGCGACTGGCCGCCGGCACTGCGCTGGCGACGCTGATGATCTCCACGCCGGCACAGGCGCAGGATAATGCGGCCTTGCAGCGCCAGATCGACGAACTCAAGGCGCAGGTGCAGGCGCTGACCGCCGCACTGGCCGCCAACAAGGGCACGCAGCCGGTGGCAGCAGCGCCAGCGCCCGCGGTGGACGCCGCTGCGGCGCCTGTCGCGCCTGTGACGCTCGCCGCTGCGCCGCCCGCGCCGGCGGCCGTCCCGGTGTCGGCGACCCCGTCCAAGTCCAAGGCCTGGTATGAGAAGCTGTCGCTGCGCGGCTATACCCAGATGCGCTACAACGCCTTCCTGTCGGGCGACGACACGGCGCCGGCGGGCGAGTCCCGGCTCCGTTCCCCCCATGACAGTTCGATCTCGGATCGCGGTGGCTTCTCGCTGCGTCGGGCGCGGCTGGTGCTGCAGGGCGATGTGTCGGACCGGGTGTCGCTCTATCTCCAGTCCGATTTCGCGTCGGCGGTGAACAACCAGGCGGGCAGCGAGCGGCGCGAGGGCTTCGTCCAGCTGCGCGATGCCTATGCTGACGTCTTCCTCGACAAGGACAAGAATTGGCGTGTGCGCTTCGGTCAGTCGAAGGTGCCGTTCGGCTGGGAGAATATGCAATCCTCGTCCAACCGGCTGACGCTGGACCGCAGCGATGCGATCAACAGCGCGGTGCCGAGCGAGCGCGATCTGGGTATTGTCGGCTATTATACGCCGACATCGGTGCAGCAGATCTGGGACCGGCTGGGGCATGACGGGCAGAAGCTGTTCGGCAATTATGGCGCGTTCGGTCTGGGCGTCTTCAACGGGCAGGGCACCAACCGGACCGAGCAGAATCGCGGGCTGATGAAGGTCGCCTTCGCGACCTGGCCGTTCGAGCTGGACGGGCTGGGCGGCGCCTTTGAGGGGCAGGTGCTGGAAATCGGCGGATCGGCGATGATGAACGATGTGCAGCCCGAACTGCGCAGCGGCGGCGTCAGCACGATCGCCTATGACGATGATCGCGTCGGCCTGCACGCCATTCTCTATCCCCAGCCCTTCGGCATCCAGGCCGAATGGAATTGGGGCAAGGGACCGGAATATGACGTCGCCAGCCAGTCGATCGAGACCAAGAATCTGAGCGGCGGCTATGTCCAGATGATGTATCGCCTGCCGACCGAGACGATCGGCGCGCTGATGCCCTATGCCCGCTGGCAGCATTATCGCGGCGGGTGGAAGGCCGGCACCAACGCGCCGCGGCTGGAAACCGACGAGTTCGAACTGGGTGTGGAATGGCAGCCGTGGAAGGCGCTGGAATTCACCTTCGCCTATGCCCGGATGAAGCGCGCCGAAGCCGACGAACGCCGCACCGGCCGGGCGGAAGGCAATCTGATCCGCACCCAGGTGCAGTGGAACTACTGA
- a CDS encoding carboxylesterase/lipase family protein: MRRTTIIGLGALLLGTSTLGTAPLAARSPTPQPQMVQTEAGIVHGALDAGVESWKGIPFAAPPVGDLRWRMPQPSARWQGVREATAYRNDCMQRPFPSDAAPLGTPPAEDCLYANVWKPAGATAKLPVLFWIYGGGFVNGGSSPPTYSGAALAKQGLMVVSFNYRLGRFGTFAHPALAAANEDKGLAGNYGLMDQVAALQWVKRNIARFGGDPANITIIGESAGGMSVHALLTSPLSQGLFQRAVIMSGGDGQMMGPKDGSAATIGEAFAATKGIKGSDAAALKGLRALPADQVIDGLNLEGMFKGQLGPYSPPFPDGKIAVNPAAAYASGNFAHVPVMVGATGADIGGPTGFMVGGARTVAATLAAAKLPVYAYRFDYVATSVGKPGAGHATDIPYFFDTQAIKYGAATTARDNAMGRTISAYIVNFARSGDPNGTGLAAWPRYDASEDRIMLFNPDGKAAAQKDPLPPVTP; encoded by the coding sequence ATGCGGCGGACCACTATCATCGGGCTGGGCGCTCTGCTGCTCGGCACCAGCACCCTTGGCACAGCGCCCCTCGCCGCCCGCTCCCCCACGCCCCAGCCGCAGATGGTCCAGACCGAAGCGGGAATCGTCCATGGCGCGCTCGACGCCGGGGTGGAAAGCTGGAAGGGTATTCCCTTCGCCGCGCCGCCGGTCGGTGACCTGCGCTGGCGCATGCCCCAGCCCTCGGCCCGCTGGCAGGGCGTGCGCGAAGCCACCGCCTATCGCAACGACTGCATGCAGCGCCCCTTCCCCAGCGACGCCGCGCCGCTCGGCACCCCGCCGGCCGAGGACTGCCTCTACGCCAATGTCTGGAAGCCCGCCGGCGCCACCGCCAAGCTGCCGGTCCTGTTCTGGATCTATGGCGGCGGCTTCGTGAATGGCGGATCGTCGCCGCCCACCTATTCGGGCGCGGCGCTGGCGAAGCAGGGGCTGATGGTGGTCAGCTTCAACTATCGGCTCGGCCGTTTCGGCACCTTCGCTCACCCCGCCCTTGCCGCCGCGAACGAGGACAAGGGCCTCGCCGGCAATTACGGCCTGATGGATCAGGTCGCCGCGCTGCAATGGGTGAAGCGGAACATCGCCCGTTTCGGCGGCGATCCCGCCAATATCACTATCATCGGCGAAAGCGCTGGCGGCATGTCGGTCCATGCGCTGCTGACCTCGCCTTTGTCGCAGGGCCTGTTCCAGCGCGCGGTCATCATGTCGGGCGGCGACGGCCAGATGATGGGGCCAAAGGATGGCAGCGCCGCCACGATCGGCGAAGCCTTTGCCGCGACCAAGGGGATCAAGGGCAGCGATGCCGCCGCGCTCAAGGGGCTGCGCGCCCTCCCCGCCGATCAGGTGATCGACGGCCTCAACCTGGAAGGCATGTTCAAGGGCCAGCTTGGCCCCTACAGCCCGCCCTTCCCCGACGGGAAGATCGCGGTCAATCCCGCCGCCGCCTATGCCAGCGGCAACTTTGCCCATGTGCCGGTGATGGTCGGCGCAACCGGCGCCGACATTGGTGGTCCCACGGGTTTCATGGTCGGCGGCGCCCGCACCGTCGCCGCAACCCTCGCAGCGGCGAAGTTGCCGGTCTATGCCTATCGCTTCGACTATGTCGCCACCTCGGTGGGGAAGCCTGGCGCCGGCCATGCCACCGACATCCCCTATTTCTTCGACACCCAGGCGATCAAATATGGTGCCGCGACCACGGCACGCGACAATGCGATGGGCCGCACCATCAGCGCCTATATCGTCAATTTCGCGCGCAGCGGCGATCCGAACGGCACCGGCCTCGCCGCCTGGCCCCGCTATGATGCGAGCGAGGACCGGATCATGTTGTTCAACCCCGACGGCAAGGCCGCAGCGCAGAAGGATCCGCTACCGCCGGTCACGCCCTGA